The Novosphingobium resinovorum nucleotide sequence CTGGCCGGGGAGGGTCGACCAATCAGTCGCCATCGAGAGGTGAAATTGCGTGCCAAGCACGTTGTCGAGGTGAAAGGCGACGATCTGATCCCTCGGCGCCGGAAGTCCAGCCATGACGCGAGGCCTGAACGTCGCTGCGTTGTAGGGAGGGACGATCTCGACGTCCCAGAGAGCATCGGCCGCCCAGGTGTCAAAATACGGATGAATGAAGCGACGCGGATTCCCTCCATGGACAGTCGTGCCCTTCACGCCGGAATTGCAATGCCGGCATGCGGGAACAAGGTTGGCCCGCATGATCGAGAACTCGCGATACATGTCGCGGGGCAGATAGTGGTCGAGGTCGCCGGTCACCGGCGATCCGCAGACCGGGCATGACTTCAGACCTGCCTTCTGACGCATTCGCTTCAGATCGCCGGAGCCCTTGCGACTGTCATAGAGGTCATATTGTCGCTTGCCGACGCCAGGACCAAAATCATGAGCGTTGACGGCGAAGGGGCTGCCGCTGTTCGCGCGGTATGTCTGGTAGGCGGTGAGCCAGTCAGTCTCATGCGGCTTCCACTCAGCCTTCTTGGCGAGCTTTCTCACGACCGCTTCGTCCTCGGCTGCGGTGGCCGGCATGGAAAGATGTTGCATCGTTCAAAACGCCTGCGGCTCTTCCGGGGCGGGCTCCGCTGTTGGGGGTTGGGCGAGCCTGCGCGCGATGAAAGACAGACTTTCCGAATTGAGTTCGGCTCCATACTCCTCGATCACGCCGTCAAGTCCTAGATGCCGGCCAGTGCCGTCGGCCCAGTCCGAGAGCGTCTTCTGGTATCGGTGCGAGATGCTGGTATCGCCAAAAACGAATTGCGAGATGCTGTCGATCGTCGCGCCGAACGTCTGCATGCGCGGTGTGTCGATTCGAATCTCACGGCCTTCCAGCGTTAGGATGTTCACCCGAACGCGCGGAGTCTCGCGTACCACGTACGCTGAGTGCGTAGCGATCAGCGCGATTGATTTCGTCGATTGCAGCAGGTTGTCCAAGATATCCATTAGGTCGGACACGAAGTTTGGATGTAGGTGGGTCTCAGGTTCATCGAGCAACAGGAGACTGCCCTGTTCGATCGCCGCCGCCGATTGGGCGGCAAAGCGCAGCATTGCGTATTCGCCGCTGCTCAATCGGCGAGGTTCCATCTGCTCGTCGAGGACGATTGCCGGACGGTTCCAGTCGATCTGCTGAATGAGCCGGATGGTGTTCTGCTCGCTGAGCCGCCTACCGATCGGGAAGTAGCTCTGATTTCCCGGTTCGATGACGTGTGGAAGCTCGTCACCCGGGCGCCTGGGGCGTAGCGGAAGGTGCAGCCGGTCCCACAGTCCGATCGCGTCGAGCGCGGCCTCGACCACGTCCAGACGCGACATGTCCCGGTTCTCGCCGAATCCCTTCCGATCCTCCGACTTCTTGCAGGCTACAAGTGCGACGAGCAGCGGATCGGCACCTTCCTCGCCGGATGCGTTCACCGCGAAATATTCATAGTCGATGCCGTGCCATGGTCCAATCCAGCGGGGGAACGGGTCGGTAGGCACAGATGAGAAGACAATAACCCGCGAGGGTCGGAACGCGGGTAGGAAGTGAGGGCGGAGGAAGCCGGCCGCATGGTTCGAATGCAGACCGTCGACGATCGCCTTGAGCAGTTGGGTTTTGCCGACCCCATTTCTTCCGATGAGGACAGAGGCTCTGTCGCGGAAGATGCCATCTCGGTGGAAACGGAAAGGCAGGGTGTAAAGGTTGTCAGCGCTGCGCACGTGGGCAGAGAAGACGAAGTTGATCGCAGCATCCTCAACCGGGGCCGGAATGTCTGGCCGGAAGAAGCGGCTCCCCCGTCGGAGCGAGTCATAGGCTCCTCCGTTCCTCAGCGCTCCGAAGTGAAACTCCTCGCCATCGATCAGGTCGAGGAGCGCTTGATCTACCCCTTCCGTTCGCGCAACGGTTGCGTCGTGGAGCTTGCGGAGCGCACTAACGCCGACCTCGAAGCCTAGCGCGCCGATCACCTGTTGATAGTGCTCGACGTCGACGAGCAGCGACGCGAACGGTGTTTCGACCACATCGATCAGAAACACATCGCCGTGCTCATTGAGCAGCCGGGTAAACTCGAACTCGCTCCGATTTACACCCTCGAACATCAGCCGCATGCGAATCTCTATCGGCTCTACACCCTCCGCGCGGATGTGAAGACGCGCGAAGAAGTTTCTCCCGTAATCGTTCCAGTTGTCGTGCACGGGCACGATAGCAATGACCGGCGTTGGAAGGTCCGCCACTTGGCCAAGGGCCTTCGCGATGTAGATGTCGACCGGGACGTTAGCCGGAATGATTTCGGGCATTCTTAAAACCTGCTGTTGAAAATCGATCCAGTAACTCCGGCTCACTTGCCGTTCTAAGGACGCCGTTACCTTCCGCAAGCCAACTCGATTGCCACGGATCCGCGAACGTCCGCTTAGACCGAAACCCACGGCTTCCGAGTATGCTCGCGAATGGCTGAAATGTCCCAAGCCTTCCCATCGCAGCCGACCCTTGTCGGTCATTTAGCACCCATTTTTACGCTCTCAGGTGCGGACCGGCAGCTTCCTCATTCTGGATGCCTTGGACTGGCCGATTGCGGAATGTCCGGATCGGAAACAAGTGTGAGGATAGATGACGCTTACGCGGTGTCGGCTCCCGACCCTTAGCAACCAATCCGTCATGTCATGGTCATAACTTTCACCGACACGCTCGCTTCATGGTTCACGCCAAATCCGATTCTGTTCCCGCTCTCAACGTAGGCGAGCCTGATCGTCTCAGTTGGAGCAGGCTGGCCATGTCGACGCGGCTAATGGCAGGCCTGCACCTGCTCAAGCACATGGAGGGCCTGTCGGACGAAGCCGTCTGCGCCCGCTGGGTCGAGAACCCGTACCACCAATTCTTTTGCGGCGAGCAGCACTTCCGCCACAAGCTGCCACTGGATCGTTCGTCGATGACGCGCTGGCGGAACCGGATCGGGGCCGACAAGCTGGAACTTCTGCTCGCCGAGACGCTGCGCGTGGCGATGGAAACCAGGGCAATGCCGCCGCAGGCCTGCGAGTGGGTGACGGTGGATACGACTGTACAGACCAATGCGATTGCCCATCCCACCGACAGCCACCTGCTGCTACGAGGCATCGAGTGGCTGAACCGGATTGCCCGCAAGCACGGCATCAAGCTGCGCCAGTCATTCCTGCGGGTGGGCCGCCAGGCTCGGCGCAATGTCTCCTGGCTGATCAACGGGCGCGGTCACAAGCAGGCGATGCGTTGGGTGCGCAAACTTCGCACCTGTCTGGGCCGGCTCGACCGCGATATCGGCTGCAAAATCGCCGGAAATGAGGAACTCGAGGCCGCCTTTGCCGTCGTCCGCGAGCGGGTGGCGAAGATCCTCACCCAGAAGGCTGGCAGCACAGACAAGCTTTATGCCCTGCACGCGCCCGAGGTGGAATGCATCGCCAAGGGCAAGGCGCGGACCCGCTACGAGTTCGGGGTAAAGACCTCGATCGCGGTGACAAACGCCCGCACCGCCGGTGGCCAGTTCATCGTCGGCATGCAGGCGTTGCCCGGCAACCCCTATGATGGCCACACCCTGTCCGGGCAGATCGAGCAAGTCGAGCGCCTGACCGGCGTCACCGTTGAGCGGGCTTATGTCGATCGCGGCTACAAAGGGCACCAGCATGGCGGGCAGGCCAGGGTCTATATCGCCCACACTCGCGGGATCACCTCACCCACGATCAAGCGCGAGCTCAGGCGACAAAATGCCATCGAACCGATCATCGGTCACACCAAGTCCGATGGCCTGCTCGAGCGCAATCACCTCGCCGGTGCCACCGGCGATGCCATCAACGCCATCCTGGTCGCCGCGGGGCACTATCTCAGGTTGCTCGTCGCATGGCTGACTGCGATTTTGCGCGCCCTCATCGCCGCCTGGCTATCCCCAGCCCTGCCCAAAATGGCCGCTGCCTGAAAGCAGCGTACCAGTTCGATAAACCCCTCACGGCACATCGGACGCAATCTACCCGTCGCCGAAACGAACATCGCATTGTTCACGACCGACAAGCTATCTACGCCGACTGCATCGAGGCCATGCGCCAGCACGCTCCTCGCCAAGATCGCGCTGGAAATCCGAATTGGCGACTCGCCTACAGCCGGGTGAAAGACCGCGCGCATTCCATCGCCTCGGTCTACAGAGACCGGACATCGTATGGGTTGCGCGATTGAGAATGCGGGCTTCTAAATTCGTGCTATTCTCGGCCCGCTTTCGACGACTGGTTTCCCGAAGTCCTGAAAGTTCCGGCCGATTACTTTTAGATCAGACCGCCAAATACGACGTGCGCGATCATATGTGCTCGGTTACGCGCCCGCGTTTTCAGCCGGACATTCTCGATATGCCGTTCAACCGTGCACGGCGCGATCTTAAGATTTAATGCTGCCTCTTTTGCCGAGTAGCCGTCAGCGACGAGGCGGACGACTTCGGCTTCACGCCTTGTCAGCACCGGTGCATTTTCAGCAAGTCGAATCATAGGTTCCCCCTTTATTAACCATCATAAGGGAGGTATTCATTTTCAAGTGCATATGGAATGGTGATTTTTCCCATGTGAACGATTACAAAGAATGCCTTTTGGGGCTTGGTACAACTCATCCGATAGTGCAGAAGTGCACATTAGCAGCCAGTTGGCCTTGCCTAACGTATCTCGTGCGTTTGGCGAGAACCGGTATTGACCCTGCAGGTATTTTTCATCGGTGAGACTATCAATTCGCACACAGCTCACGAATCTCCCGATGTCTTTCAACGCAGGAGCAATCGGTTGTGATACCCGTAAACGGCTCAGCTTACACGGCGAAATCCTCGCTGGAGTGCGCTCATTGATCATATGATCGAGCGGCATTTTTTTCCCGTTGATACATCATGAGCGGTCGCATCAGTGTTGCAATTTGGTCACATGCTTTCGTAGTTTCAACCGATTGCCGCGGTCCTCGGAAACTTGATGGGCTTTTCCATCTTTTGCCATTCGAATGACACTCCAGAGGATACTTCCATGACTTTCAAGCCGCTCTCCCTTGCAGTCGCTGTTGCTGCGGGAATCGCGTCCACGTCGGCAATGGCTCAGGATGCAGGCGTCGACGCTTCGACGAATGCGCCGATCGTGGCCGAAAACGGCACTAGCTTTCGCGGCATCCGCCTTGAAGGTAACTTTGGCGGTGACCGCTTTCAGTCGGAGGGTAACCACAACGACAAGTTTGGTTATGGTGGTACAATCGGCTTCGACGGCACTTTGGGTGAGCGCGTCGTGATCGGTGCGGAAGGCAGTTTCTGGAAGCCCGGTAAGGGCAACGAGAACACCACGGCGCTCGCCAATGGAAACAGTATCGACCATAAGGCGTTTGAAGAATGGGGCGCTGCTGTACGAGCCGGCTTTCTAGCCACTCCGGACGTTTTGATCTTTGGTAAGGCCGGCTACGTAAACGGCGAACAACGCAAGCGCATTGAAGGACCCGTAGGCAATACACTCGTGTACGATCACTACCGCGCTGACGGCTATCAAGTCGGCGGCGGCGTCGAATTCTCTCTGACGCAAGGACGCCTTCCGGTTTATGCGAGTGCACAGTACGTATATTCAAACTATCACGGCAATAGCAGCCGTCAGCGCGTGATGGGCGGCATCGGCATTCGTTTCAAGTAAGCGTCGCCGGACCTCGATGACAGCCTCAAGGGGCCCGCGCCGGAAGGTACGGGCCCCTTTTGGTTGTGTGGGAGGTATGGACCGGAAAGTGCGGCAGGCCTTCAAACATGGCCGATCAATGCGCCGGATCACGATTGAGCATGGCCGGGCAACCCACAAGTGGCGCTACCGCATCGAGCGCATGTTTGGCGGTTTCAGAATCGGCGGCGCAATCGCGACCGGTGCGATCAATTCGCCGCTAGTCACCTAGAACCGAAATGAGCTTCGTTAAATAAGAGCCTCATCCGAAAGTTGTTGAGCAATACCAGCATGTTGTGATTCACGCCTCTTTGCGAAGAGATGAAGTGAATGGTGACATGGACTGGTACCGCCCGCCGCAAGCATAGCCGGGAGGGACTGCGATATCCATCGGATTTGACCGATGTTGAGTGGGCGTTGGCAGCGCCATTCGTGCCTCCAGCAAGGCGCGGAGGCCGACCTCGAACGGCAGACAGGCGCGAAGTCCTCAATGCGATGTTGTATATAGCCGCGAGCAGGTGTGCGTGGCGACTTCTACCAAAATGCTTTCCTCCGGTGTCGACTGCCCTGCGCGGCGTTGCTCTGGGGCGCCGCAACTGGATGTTCGTCGGGTCCACCAAGGGCGGGGATGCCTCGGCGCTATTTTACTCGCTTGCCGAAGCGTGCCGCCTGAACGGTGTTGAGCCCGAAGCCTGGTCCACCGACGTCATTGCGCGCATTGGCAATCACCCAATCAAACGGATCGATGCACTGCTGCCATGGCGCTGGCAGGACCCACGCGAGACGGCTGAGGCTGCATGAACACGTCACAACCTCACTCCGCTCTGTTCACACCTCTCGTCTAGGATCCCGCTCTCCTCCCGCCACTGGAGATGGACGGCTACCTGACCGGCGTGCTGGTGACACCAGAATTGGAAATCGCCGACTTGATCGCCGACTTGCGGACCGCGCTCCCCCCGGTGACGGATCAAGCCAGAATGGAGCAGGCCCTCGCCGCCGTTCTGGCACGGTTCAAGGCGATTGAAGCGGAGCTTCAAAAGGGATGGCCGAGCTATCAACCCAGCTTCTCTGAAAGGGGGCAGAAGGCTGACCATGGCAGGGTCCGGGGATGGATGAAGGGCATGAGGCGGTCGTCGAGGTGATGGAGCGGCGCTTGATCGTGCGCCAGAGGCAATGCGGATCCGCAGACAGACTTTCGAGCATCCGTTCGGCACATTGAAAGCCTGGATGGGCTCGACACACTTCCAAATGAAGACACTCAAGGGCGTGAGAACGGAGATCAGCCTTAACATCCTCGCCTATACCTTCAAAAGGCTGATCGCCATCCTCGGCGTCCAGCCACTGATCGGCGCAATCCAGACCTAAGCGTCAATGCTCAACCTACAGCGCCCACCTTCAAAATTATGGACCGCTCCCCCGTCTCGTTTTTACACGGCCTGTCCCAAGGCCCGCCCCATCGCACCCGACCCTTATCGGCCGCTTAGCCGTCAATTTTCGATTCCTAGGTGCGGACGGTCCGCAATCCCGACAGGTGTCGACCACAAGCCTTCTTCCGACGATCGGTGAGAGAATAGCGGATTCGCCCCACTTCAACTCACATGTCGGCGAAGGGCTTTTAGGATGCTGATTTAGACCCGGAGAAAATCCACATTCAGAGGGGAAGCAACTCATCGAACTGCTCCATATTTTTGTCATTCAGCATTTGCCCTGTCGAACCAAGGTTGGCGCCACGACGCTACACATCGAAATATATTTCCATAAAATTGCAGAGGTCATCGAACCGTCACGGCTTTGACGGCGAAACGTCATGCGTGGTTTCTAGTGGGCGCCCAACATAAAAATCACTTCGGGGCACATCTCACATGCGTATCACCAAGCGGGTCTTGGCGTCGTCGACGTCGGCCATCCTGTTCGCGGCCATCGCACTTCCCGCATCCGCCCAAACCGAGCCGGATGCCGAGGCTGGCGTCAACGGCGAGGACATCGTCGTCACCGGCAGCTACGCCCGCAGCCTGCGCGCCGCGACAGAGGCGAAGCGCACCGCATCGTACCAGGTCGATTCGATCAACTCGACCGACATCGGCAAGTTCCCCACCCAGAACGTCGCCGAGGCGCTGCAGCTGGTCACCGGCGTCGCGATCACCCGTCCGCGTGGCGAGGGCCTGAATGTCAGCGTGCGCGGCCTTGGCCCGCAGTTCCAGAACACCCTGCTGAACGGCAGCCCGGTGGCGGTGAACGAAGTGATCGAGAACGGCGGCGCCGCCGGTCGCCAGTTCCGCTTCGAGATGCTGCCAGCCGAGTTCACCTCCAGCATCGACGTCATCAAGACGCCCACCGGCGACATGACCGAAGGCGCGCTGGGCGGCAACATCAACGTCAAGACCTTCGAGCCGTTCGACGTCGGCACCAAGACAACGCTCAACGTGCGCGGCACGTATACCGAGCAGACCGGCAAGGTGAAGCCGAACGCCACCGTGATCACCAGCTGGGTCAACAACGACGACACCTTCGGCATCCTCGTCGGCGGCCAGTACTGGGCCAAGGACGTGCGCAACGACCGCTGGTACAACGCTGGCTGGTACAAGGACCGCTTCGCCTCGCAGCTGGGCCAGACCGGTCTCTACCTGCCCACGCGTACCCGCGCGACGGTCGAGACGGAAAAGCGCGAGCGCATCTCGGGCATGCTGTCGATGCAGTGGCGCCCGAACCCGGAAATGACGACGACGCTGAACGTCCTCGCCACCCGCCTCGACGTGGCTTACGACGAATACGGTCTCGACATCTATCCCGACGACAGCAGCGTCGCCGGCCACCGTCCCACCATCGTACCGGGCAGCGTCGTACTCGATGGCGATACCGTGGTGAAGGCGACGATCAACGACGTGCGCTTCATGGCCTCACGCGAGTACAGCCTCAACTGCCACGACCTGTTCAACGTCGGCCTGCGCCAGACATGGGATCATGATGCCTGGCATGTCGCCGGCACCGTCAACTGGTCCTACGCGCACAGCTATCACCCCAGCTACGACGTCGGTACCGTGCGCAGCCGCGCCATGTTCTTCGCCCCGCTGACCTACGATGCAACGCGTGGCTACAAGGAAGTACCGGACTTCAATACCACGGTCGATCCCACCAATCCGGCCAATTACCAGCTTTACCAGTTCAACATCGCGCCCAAGAACAGCAAGGACTGGAACTTCTACACCCGCGCCGATGTCGCCCACGATTTCGAGGGCTTCATCTCCAAGCTGGCGGTCGGCGGCGAGTACCAGTTCCGCAAGCGCGACTATTCGCGCCGCGATTTCATTGTCAACCCGGTGGCCGGCACCCCGCTGTCGAGCCTAGGTTCGGGTGCCTATGAACAGCTGCCCTTCGACGACTATCTACAGGGCCTGGGCGGCAACATCCCGCGTAACTTCCTGGTGCCGGTGACGAGCGCCTATCTCGACGCCTTCTTCACCCCCACGGTCGAGAACTCGGCGCTGACCCCGGCGGACCTCGCCGCCTCGTTCCGCACCACCGAGAAGATCCTGAGCGCCTACGCCCGCGCCGACTACGACTTCTCGCTGGGCTCGGTGCCGGTCACCGGCAATATCGGCGTGCGCTACGTCCACACCGACCAGGTCGCGGGCGGCAACTTGCGCAGCGGCAACGCGATTACCCCGGTCAAGTATCACAAGACGTTCAACAACGTCCTGCCCAGCTTCAACCTGCGCGCCGAACCGACGCCGTCTCTCGTCGGTCGCCTCAGCGCCAGCCGCGTGCTGACCCGTCCGAACGTGACCGACAGCGCCCCGCGCATCACCATCTCGACCGACGCGCCGACCGCCAGCGGCGGCAACCCGGACCTCGTGCCGTTCCTCGCCACCCAGTTCGACGGGTCGCTGGAGTGGTACTTCAACAAGTCCGGCTCGCTCACCGGCGCGGTGTTCTACAAGGCGATGGACGACTACATCACCCAGCAGAACGTGCCGATCGACATTCCGGGCCGCGGCACGGTGCAGCTGAGCACGCAGGTCAACGGCGGCAACGCCAAGGTCTACGGCTTCGAGGCGGCCTACCAGCAGGTATTCACCTTCCTGCCGCAGCCGTTCGACGGTCTGGGCTTCCAGGCGTCGTACACCCGCACCTCGGTCAAGGCGAACTACACCGCCGGTTCGCGCGTTATCAAGGACGAGATGATCGGCCTGTCGAAGAACAGCTTCAACGTGGTCGGCTTCTTCGAGAAGGGCCCGATCTCGACCCGCCTGTCCTACGTCTGGCGCGACCGTTATCTGTCGGGCACCGGCAGCACCACGCAGGCACCGACCTACACCGCCTCGTTCGGCTCGCTCGACGGGTCGATCGCTTATCGCCTGACCAGCAACGTCACGCTCAGCCTCGAGGCAATCAACATCGCCAAGGCACGCCAGTACACCTACAACGACCTGCCGATCCGCTACGGCGACATCAACGACTACGGCCGCACGATCCTGTTCGGCGCGCGGGCGGAATTCTGATGCTGCGCGCTGCGGTTCTCGGGGCGCTGATGCTCGGGGGGGCGATGGCCTCCCCGGTATCGGCGAAGGACGCGGCGGCTCCCGGGCCGCTGCGCATGAACGACATCCAGGTCGTCGGCTCGCACAACAGCTTCAAGACACGGATTCCCGCAGCCGTGATGGCGGAACTGCGCCGCCGCGATCCGAAGATGGCCGAGGCGCTGGACTACTACCACCTGCCGCTGTCCGCCCAACTCGATGCCGGCGTGCGTCAGCTGGAGATCGACATCTTCGCCGATCCCGAGGGCGGCCGCTACGCCGCCCCCAAGGGCGAGGCGCTGCTCTCCCCGGCCGAGCGGGCCCGCGCAAAGCAGGAGGGCTTCGACGAGGCCGCGATGCGCAAGCCCGGCTACAAGGTGCTGCACATTCCCGACGTCGACTATCGCGTCGTGTGCCCCACCCTGGTCGTCTGCCTGACCGAAGTGAACGCGTGGTCGCGGGCGCACCCCGGCCACCTGCCGATCATGCTGACTCTCAACGCCGCCGATACCGCGAACACGCACGAGATCACGCAGCCGCTGCCGCTCGACGATGCGCGCCTGCTCGATGCGCTGGACGCGGAAATCCGCAAGGCGCTGCCGGACAAGCGGCTGATCACCCCCGACGAAGTGCGCGGCGACGCTCCCACGCTCGCCGGGGCGGTGAAAACGAAGGGCTGGCCCACGCTGAAGAGGGCGCGCGGGCGGATCTACGTGCTGTTCGACGTGCGCAAGGCGGTTTCGGACGTGTACCGCGCCGGCCATCCCTCGCTGCGGGGACGCGCGATGTTCGGATGGTATCCCGATGGCGAGCCGGAAAGCGCGATCCAGATCGTGCAGGACCCGCTCGTCGATGGCGCGAAGATCCGCGAATGGGTGAAGGCCGGCGTGATCGTGCGCACCCGCACCGACGCCAACACCGTCGAAGCGCGCACCCACGATTTCACCAAGACCCGCGCGGCGATCGAAAGCGGCGCGCAGGCGGTCAG carries:
- a CDS encoding AAA family ATPase, producing MPEIIPANVPVDIYIAKALGQVADLPTPVIAIVPVHDNWNDYGRNFFARLHIRAEGVEPIEIRMRLMFEGVNRSEFEFTRLLNEHGDVFLIDVVETPFASLLVDVEHYQQVIGALGFEVGVSALRKLHDATVARTEGVDQALLDLIDGEEFHFGALRNGGAYDSLRRGSRFFRPDIPAPVEDAAINFVFSAHVRSADNLYTLPFRFHRDGIFRDRASVLIGRNGVGKTQLLKAIVDGLHSNHAAGFLRPHFLPAFRPSRVIVFSSVPTDPFPRWIGPWHGIDYEYFAVNASGEEGADPLLVALVACKKSEDRKGFGENRDMSRLDVVEAALDAIGLWDRLHLPLRPRRPGDELPHVIEPGNQSYFPIGRRLSEQNTIRLIQQIDWNRPAIVLDEQMEPRRLSSGEYAMLRFAAQSAAAIEQGSLLLLDEPETHLHPNFVSDLMDILDNLLQSTKSIALIATHSAYVVRETPRVRVNILTLEGREIRIDTPRMQTFGATIDSISQFVFGDTSISHRYQKTLSDWADGTGRHLGLDGVIEEYGAELNSESLSFIARRLAQPPTAEPAPEEPQAF
- a CDS encoding transposase domain-containing protein, whose product is MFVGSTKGGDASALFYSLAEACRLNGVEPEAWSTDVIARIGNHPIKRIDALLPWRWQDPRETAEAA
- a CDS encoding TonB-dependent receptor, with translation MRITKRVLASSTSAILFAAIALPASAQTEPDAEAGVNGEDIVVTGSYARSLRAATEAKRTASYQVDSINSTDIGKFPTQNVAEALQLVTGVAITRPRGEGLNVSVRGLGPQFQNTLLNGSPVAVNEVIENGGAAGRQFRFEMLPAEFTSSIDVIKTPTGDMTEGALGGNINVKTFEPFDVGTKTTLNVRGTYTEQTGKVKPNATVITSWVNNDDTFGILVGGQYWAKDVRNDRWYNAGWYKDRFASQLGQTGLYLPTRTRATVETEKRERISGMLSMQWRPNPEMTTTLNVLATRLDVAYDEYGLDIYPDDSSVAGHRPTIVPGSVVLDGDTVVKATINDVRFMASREYSLNCHDLFNVGLRQTWDHDAWHVAGTVNWSYAHSYHPSYDVGTVRSRAMFFAPLTYDATRGYKEVPDFNTTVDPTNPANYQLYQFNIAPKNSKDWNFYTRADVAHDFEGFISKLAVGGEYQFRKRDYSRRDFIVNPVAGTPLSSLGSGAYEQLPFDDYLQGLGGNIPRNFLVPVTSAYLDAFFTPTVENSALTPADLAASFRTTEKILSAYARADYDFSLGSVPVTGNIGVRYVHTDQVAGGNLRSGNAITPVKYHKTFNNVLPSFNLRAEPTPSLVGRLSASRVLTRPNVTDSAPRITISTDAPTASGGNPDLVPFLATQFDGSLEWYFNKSGSLTGAVFYKAMDDYITQQNVPIDIPGRGTVQLSTQVNGGNAKVYGFEAAYQQVFTFLPQPFDGLGFQASYTRTSVKANYTAGSRVIKDEMIGLSKNSFNVVGFFEKGPISTRLSYVWRDRYLSGTGSTTQAPTYTASFGSLDGSIAYRLTSNVTLSLEAINIAKARQYTYNDLPIRYGDINDYGRTILFGARAEF
- a CDS encoding HNH endonuclease — encoded protein: MQHLSMPATAAEDEAVVRKLAKKAEWKPHETDWLTAYQTYRANSGSPFAVNAHDFGPGVGKRQYDLYDSRKGSGDLKRMRQKAGLKSCPVCGSPVTGDLDHYLPRDMYREFSIMRANLVPACRHCNSGVKGTTVHGGNPRRFIHPYFDTWAADALWDVEIVPPYNAATFRPRVMAGLPAPRDQIVAFHLDNVLGTQFHLSMATDWSTLPGQIKLRDPILSLQSVTDQIGLELRVALMSRGVNSWQAALMRGILAEPAAIAHLLQEAIVALLP
- a CDS encoding Ca2+-dependent phosphoinositide-specific phospholipase C, with amino-acid sequence MLRAAVLGALMLGGAMASPVSAKDAAAPGPLRMNDIQVVGSHNSFKTRIPAAVMAELRRRDPKMAEALDYYHLPLSAQLDAGVRQLEIDIFADPEGGRYAAPKGEALLSPAERARAKQEGFDEAAMRKPGYKVLHIPDVDYRVVCPTLVVCLTEVNAWSRAHPGHLPIMLTLNAADTANTHEITQPLPLDDARLLDALDAEIRKALPDKRLITPDEVRGDAPTLAGAVKTKGWPTLKRARGRIYVLFDVRKAVSDVYRAGHPSLRGRAMFGWYPDGEPESAIQIVQDPLVDGAKIREWVKAGVIVRTRTDANTVEARTHDFTKTRAAIESGAQAVSTDYYPGAPDPLGLRFTVTLPNGAMAGCSPVRVAGPCVVKP
- a CDS encoding outer membrane protein, which gives rise to MTFKPLSLAVAVAAGIASTSAMAQDAGVDASTNAPIVAENGTSFRGIRLEGNFGGDRFQSEGNHNDKFGYGGTIGFDGTLGERVVIGAEGSFWKPGKGNENTTALANGNSIDHKAFEEWGAAVRAGFLATPDVLIFGKAGYVNGEQRKRIEGPVGNTLVYDHYRADGYQVGGGVEFSLTQGRLPVYASAQYVYSNYHGNSSRQRVMGGIGIRFK
- a CDS encoding helix-turn-helix domain-containing protein translates to MIRLAENAPVLTRREAEVVRLVADGYSAKEAALNLKIAPCTVERHIENVRLKTRARNRAHMIAHVVFGGLI
- a CDS encoding IS5 family transposase is translated as MSTRLMAGLHLLKHMEGLSDEAVCARWVENPYHQFFCGEQHFRHKLPLDRSSMTRWRNRIGADKLELLLAETLRVAMETRAMPPQACEWVTVDTTVQTNAIAHPTDSHLLLRGIEWLNRIARKHGIKLRQSFLRVGRQARRNVSWLINGRGHKQAMRWVRKLRTCLGRLDRDIGCKIAGNEELEAAFAVVRERVAKILTQKAGSTDKLYALHAPEVECIAKGKARTRYEFGVKTSIAVTNARTAGGQFIVGMQALPGNPYDGHTLSGQIEQVERLTGVTVERAYVDRGYKGHQHGGQARVYIAHTRGITSPTIKRELRRQNAIEPIIGHTKSDGLLERNHLAGATGDAINAILVAAGHYLRLLVAWLTAILRALIAAWLSPALPKMAAA
- a CDS encoding UPF0149 family protein produces the protein MDGYLTGVLVTPELEIADLIADLRTALPPVTDQARMEQALAAVLARFKAIEAELQKGWPSYQPSFSERGQKADHGRVRGWMKGMRRSSR